The Procambarus clarkii isolate CNS0578487 chromosome 24, FALCON_Pclarkii_2.0, whole genome shotgun sequence genome includes a region encoding these proteins:
- the LOC123761763 gene encoding uncharacterized protein has product METSGREGKSICYMSLAEAFLTRLRQDAEHRTRTRILKGVGVHVLPVTMDRQDFIYDYLTKLYDQKKGTFSKPKIFAKQTIYECERSNACKGRSSGDPTKTRANGCNAYVSFMFEEGATVTACVIRFRLIHNGHDPTNREESRVSRIDLTLKVMIEININNGMKISDIMNEIAKWNKIHKNTDHRNRRYFPTRQDIQQLALSLKKPLTITRNITFDTKKPRKYDTVNKDNISRLIRTELRETCVYYQSQTITGANPRPLIIVLQNNDMRENFIHHGQHMVFIEKNYEGLRQYGNAVYVIVVRDDSGNGFPVAYIITSDDDGLTFVQALQKLTTRCQIKPRVFFLDREIHTLSTTMAGIYPESNFFICWYHVAQDVHRWLQNSVVSGKEHAEVRRVLVHYILQLKGYTMEDDFMLAASEMQQRIDFEAFTTMFQAEWITCATKWSDFGRSSFYGSSDAIAATERFFLRIHHRYLKGLHTRKSLEKLLRLITHNVMEYRNFVDGMVNMSLLMEGTASEQAGLLLNQGWSQLVTWQGKWIALVPCQDLLETTYRVNLITMECECPTVTFMGPCLHLCLATALAQLRDGPSPEQERHRLALEAYENSDYIIDCVSCVTFHNGIICVTKLKTCKCTCIASAFDIECVGIILLKITESAEAAVSYTVPDPSTSARLSPTLSTSTKNINNSVISIKSKEVPAFTITMASQTERNNSSEDSFHVIQEPIIIQTHTGVGKKSNTLPQVMACGSSEAASNNLSSINIIKKERDDESFGFSNSSQAIIEKLYQWSKSKDFADSVVLNDMLKETHNLIWGKQKSLLPKQPELKGRQIKELGNKKLRAVIRAVKRQRPIKEEEDFEPTSAMMPSTKVSRSGRTIKIKEEPDFIM; this is encoded by the exons ATGGAGACCTCAGGCAGGGAAGGGAAGTCGATTTGTTATATGAGTCTGGCGGAGGCTTTCCTGACGCGGCTGCGGCAGGACGCTGAGCACAGGACCCGGACCAGGATCCTGAAGGGCGTGGGCGTTCATGTCCTCCCAGTCACCATGGACAGACAAGACTTTATATACGACTACTTAACAAAGCTCTATGATCAAAAGAAGGGTACTTTTAGTAAGCCAAAGATTTTCGCTAAACAAACTATTTATGAGTGTGAAAGGAGTAATGCTTGTAAAG GAAGATCGTCTGGCGATCCGACAAAGACACGAGCTAATGGTTGCAATGCTTATGTGTCTTTTATGTTTGAAGAAGGAGCAACCGTGACAGCTTGTGTTATCCGCTTCAGGCTCATACATAATGGTCATGATCCCACCAACAGAGAGGAATCCAGGGTCAGCAGGATTGATCTCACATTGAAGGTTATGattgaaataaatataaataatggtATGAAAATTAGTGACATCATGAATGAAATTGCTAAATGGAACAAAATACATAAAAATACAGATCACCGGAACCGTAGATATTTTCCGACACGACAAGACATTCAACAATTAGCTTTGTCACTAAAGAAACCTCTAACAATTACACGCAATATAACCTTCGACACTAAGAAACCCAGGAAATATGATACCGTCAACAAGGATAACATTTCAAGATTGATAAGAACAGAACTTAGAGAGACCTGTGTTTATTATCAGTCTCAGACCATCACTGGTGCTAATCCACGCCCGCTGATTATTGTTCTCCAAAACAATGACATGAGAGAAAATTTTATTCACCATGGCCAGCATATGGTATTTATAGAAAAGAATTATGAAG GTCTCAGGCAGTACGGAAATGCTGTGTACGTCATAGTGGTGAGGGATGATAGTGGAAATGGTTTCCCCGTTGCTTATATTATTACTAGCGATGATGATGGCCTGACATTTGTCCAGGCCTTACAAAAACTAACCACCAGGTGCCAAATTAAGCCAAG GGTGTTCTTCTTAGATCGAGAGATACACACACTCTCAACAACGATGGCTGGGATTTATCCTGAAAGTAATTTTTTCATATGCTGGTATCATGTGGCTCAG GATGTTCACAGGTGGCTTCAGAATTCAGTGGTATCTGGAAAGGAGCACGCAGAGGTGCGCAGAGTTCTTGTCCACTACATTCTCCAGCTAAAAGGATACACCATG GAAGATGACTTCATGCTGGCTGCAAGTGAAATGCAACAAAGAATAGATTTTGAAGCATTTACAACAATGTTCCAAGCTGAATGGATTACATGTGCAACTAAATGGAGTGATTTTGGAAGAAGTTCTTTTTATGGAAGCAGTGATGCTATTGCTGCCACAGAAAG GTTTTTCTTAAGAATACATCATCGATATTTGAAAGGCTTGCATACCAGGAAATCTCTAGAGAAGCTTTTAAGACTCATAACACATAATGTCATGGAATATAGAAA TTTTGTTGATGGAATGGTGAATATGTCACTGCTGATGGAAGGAACAGCAAGTGAACAAGCAGGGTTACTACTCAACCAAGGGTGGTCTCAATTAGTTACGTGGCAAGGCAAGTGGATTGCTCTTGTCCCATGTCAGGATTTGTTGGAGACAACTTATCGGGTCAATCTAATTACAATGGAGTGCGAGTGTCCTACTGTAACATTTATGGGACCCTGTTTACACTTATGTTTGGCCACTGCTTTGGCTCAGTTAAGAGATGGGCCATCTCCTGAACAAGAACGTCACAGGCTTGCCTTAGAGGCATATGAAAATTCTGATTACATCATAGATTGTGTATCATGTGTTACATTCCATAATGGAATAATTTGTGTTACAAAGCTAAAAACCTGCAAGTGCACATGTATAGCTAGTGCATTTGACATTGAGTGTGTTGGAATAATTCTACTGAAAATTACAGAAAGTGCAGAAGCAGCCGTTTCCTATACCGTACCTGATCCCAGCACTTCAGCAAGGTTATCACCCACTCTTAGTACCTcaacaaaaaatattaataatagtgTTATATCAATTAAATCCAAAGAAGTTCCAGCCTTTACCATTACAATGGCATCACAAACTGAAAGAAATAATTCATCAGAAGACTCTTTTCATGTAATTCAAGAGCCAATTATCATTCAAACTCATACTGGAGTAGGAAAGAAATCAAACACTTTGCCTCAAGTAATGGCATGTGGAAGCTCAGAAGCAGCATCAAATAATCTTTCCTCTATCAACATTATTaaaaaggaaagggatgacgagtcATTTGGGTTCAGCAATTCTTCTCAAGCTATCATCGAAAAACTATATCAGTGGTCTAAATCAAAAGACTTTGCAGATTCTGTAGTTCTAAATGACATGCTAAAAGAAACTCACAATTTAATATGGGGGAAGCAGAAATCCTTACTTCCTAAACAACCAGAGCTAAAAGGCAGACAAATTAAGGAATTAGGAAACAAAAAACTAAGAGCAGTCATTCGAGCTGTTAAAAGGCAAAGACCCATTAAAGAGGAAGAGGACTTTGAGCCAACATCTGCCATGATGCCATCCACAAAAGTGAGCAGAAGTGGCAGaacaataaaaataaaagaaGAACCTGATTTTATCATGTAA